The proteins below are encoded in one region of Doryrhamphus excisus isolate RoL2022-K1 chromosome 4, RoL_Dexc_1.0, whole genome shotgun sequence:
- the tmed7 gene encoding transmembrane emp24 domain-containing protein 7 has product MYGSLRVMLRVLWAQLLCGWVLGSELTFELPDNAKQCFYEDITTGTKCTLEFQVVTGGHYDVDCRLEDPEGTTLYKEMKKQYDSFTFTAAKDGTYKFCFSNEFSTFTHKTVYFDFQVGDDPPLFPNENRVTALTHLESACVSIHEALKSVIDYQTHFRLREAQGRSRAEDLNTRVAFWSIGEAIVLLVVSISQLLLLRSFFSDRKTTTTRMGS; this is encoded by the exons ATGTACGGGTCCTTGCGGGTGATGTTGCGGGTGCTGTGGGCCCAGCTCCTGTGTGGCTGGGTGCTGGGCTCCGAGCTCACGTTTGAGTTGCCTGACAACGCCAAGCAGTGTTTTTACGAGGATATCACCACGGGTACCAAGTGCACATTGGAATTCCAG GTAGTGACAGGCGGCCATTACGACGTGGACTGCCGCTTGGAGGACCCGGAAGGCACGACGCTGTACAAGGAGATGAAGAAGCAATACGACAGCTTCACCTTCACGGCGGCCAAGGACGGGACCTACAAGTTCTGCTTCAGCAACGAGTTCTCCACGTTCACCCACAAGACGGTGTACTTTGACTTCCAGGTCGGCGACGACCCGCCGCTCTTCCCCAACGAGAACAGGGTCACGGCTCTCACCCAT CTGGAGTCGGCCTGCGTATCCATCCACGAGGCCCTCAAGTCCGTCATCGACTACCAGACGCACTTCCGCCTCCGCGAGGCGCAGGGTCGCAGCCGGGCCGAGGACCTCAACACGCGCGTCGCCTTCTGGTCCATCGGCGAGGCCATCGTCCTGCTCGTGGTCAGCATCAGCCAGTTGCTGCTACTGAGGAGCTTCTTCTCCGACAGGAAGACGACGACCACCCGCATGGGATCGTAA
- the LOC131127918 gene encoding RNA-binding protein MEX3B-like, with protein sequence MPSSTSLLEADDGESEVPPPLVHAFAGMGLDEHLGTQSQTAAEQVDDSPAYHHQLMPASHFNIIGTVLDLKPLQQHHHRPPSGDEGSVTPEDEDTATAGCSPGGSLLAQAHQYLPSGPGGCGMEQVETVLLYNGDERDDPDISPTVLPPCVYGGEPGFEAEASLLARRKSVNTTECVAVPSSEHVAEIVGRQGCKIKALRAKTNTYIKTPVRGEQPVFVVTGRKEDVAMAKREILSAAEHFSLIRASRNKAGSLSAASGPGIPSLPGQTTIQVRVPYRVVGLVVGPKGATIKRIQQQTHTYIVTPSRDKEPVFEVTGMPENVDRAREEIEAHIALRTATCGGGIEAPGVDNNDFQFNGTDVSFDNSAASVGPGEAKWLHAAASAVNNGGLIPVSLGGPQRVNSNISGGVRMSSTYRNDSSSSLGSGSSSTDSFYGGGNRMSDFSPTCSFNANSNNNNSNPGATSFWFGDGLPPVASEDPAGPGGGSTSSGFEPLTISTSQVAHPTAQPHIWSPYVDHQNLQTFDGRPTQTSQPGTPRLSPTFPGIEAMEHRAPPNEVHRLPSYCSAFSSSSGESTASSPPESSLAYRAGLGSAVRGQAQEMCVHCMESQVIAALVPCGHKLFCLDCATQICQSPDAACPVCLSPVSQAIQLRNM encoded by the exons ATGCCGAGCAGCACGTCTTTGCTGGAGGCCGACGACGGAGAATCCGAGGTCCCGCCGCCGCTAGTACACGCTTTCGCCGGCATGGGCCTCGACGAGCACCTCGGCACCCAGAGCCAGACGGCAGCGGAGCAAGTGGATGATAGCCCAGCCTACCACCACCAGCTCATGCCAGCTTCCCATTTTAATATCATCGGTACGGTCCTAGACTTGAAGCCCCTGCAGCAGCACCACCACCGACCACCCTCGGGAGATGAAGGGAGCGTCACGCCCGAAGACGAAGACACGGCCACCGCCGGCTGCTCCCCGGGCGGTTCTTTGCTAGCGCAGGCCCATCAATACCTGCCTTCGGGGCCCGGTGGTTGCGGCATGGAGCAGGTCGAGACGGTGCTGCTGTACAATGGAGACGAGCGGGACGATCCGGACATATCTCCGACCGTGTTGCCCCCCTGTGTGTACGGAGGGGAACCGGGCTTCGAGGCCGAGGCGTCGCTGTTGGCTCGACGGAAAAGTGTCAACACAACCGAATGCGTGGCCGTGCCTAGCTCCGAGCATGTCGCGGAGATAGTGGGCAGGCAGG GCTGTAAAATCAAAGCACTTCGAGCCAAGACCAACACCTACATTAAGACACCGGTGAGGGGTGAGCAGCCCGTGTTTGTCGTGACGGGGCGTAAGGAAGATGTGGCGATGGCCAAAAGGGAGATCCTGTCCGCCGCTGAGCACTTCTCCCTCATACGAGCCTCTCGGAACAAAGCGGGATCTCTCTCCGCTGCATCCGGGCCGGGGATCCCGTCTCTACCTGGACAGACCACCATTCAG GTGCGGGTGCCATATCGTGTTGTGGGACTAGTGGTGGGTCCGAAAg GGGCGACCATCAAACGCATTCAGCAACAGACCCACACCTACATCGTCACCCCGAGTCGCGACAAGGAGCCCGTGTTTGAAGTCACGGGGATGCCCGAGAACGTGGACCGAGCCAGGGAGGAGATCGAGGCGCACATCGCCCTCCGCACGGCCACCTGCGGCGGCGGCATCGAGGCCCCCGGCGTGGACAACAACGACTTTCAGTTCAACGGCACCGACGTCAGCTTCGACAATTCGGCCGCGTCCGTGGGGCCGGGTGAAGCCAAGTGGCTTCACGCCGCCGCGTCTGCGGTCAACAACGGCGGCCTGATCCCGGTCAGCCTCGGCGGCCCCCAGCGAGTCAACAGCAATATATCCGGCGGCGTCCGCATGTCTTCCACCTACCGCAACGACAGCTCCAGCTCGCTCGGCAGCGGCTCCAGCTCCACCGATTCCTTCTACGGCGGCGGGAACCGGATGTCCGATTTCAGCCCCACGTGCTCCTTCAACGCCAATTCgaataacaacaacagcaacccGGGCGCTACGAGTTTCTGGTTTGGGGACGGCCTGCCTCCAGTGGCATCCGAAGACCCGGCGGGCCCCGGAGGTGGGAGCACTTCCTCAGGATTTGAGCCCTTAACCATCTCCACTAGCCAGGTGGCTCACCCCACTGCGCAGCCTCACATCTGGAGCCCCTATGTGGACCACCAAAATCTTCAGACCTTCGATGGTCGTCCCACTCAG ACCAGTCAGCCCGGcacgccccgcctctccccaaccTTCCCCGGGATCGAAGCCATGGAGCACCGGGCCCCCCCGAACGAGGTCCACCGGCTCCCATCCTACTGCTCGGCGTTCTCCTCGTCCTCCGGCGAGAGCACGGCCTCCTCCCCGCCGGAGTCCTCCCTCGCCTACCGAGCCGGCCTGGGCTCGGCGGTGCGGGGGCAGGCCCAGGAGATGTGCGTCCACTGCATGGAGAGCCAGGTGATCGCCGCCCTGGTCCCCTGCGGCCACAAGCTCTTCTGTCTCGATTGTGCCACCCAAATATGCCAGAGCCCGGACGCCGCCTGCCCCGTGTGCCTGTCCCCGGTCAGCCAGGCCATTCAACTCCGCAACATGTGA